In a single window of the Elaeis guineensis isolate ETL-2024a chromosome 8, EG11, whole genome shotgun sequence genome:
- the LOC105036642 gene encoding sesquiterpene synthase TPS2-like — MIEELKEEVMNLLKNANDHLQEMELIDALQRLGVAYHFEKEIDEILRQICNAQMEGDDLHTVALRFRLLRQHGYNILANVFIKFKEVDGSFKAILRNDVKGLLSLYEATYLGIPEDDILDEALNFAKLHLKSIESHMRTPLATRVLHALELPLHRRTRRLEAKNYMSIYQEDEGRINMVLELAKLDFHMLQSIHREEVRSISMWWKALGVAKKLTFCRDRIVECYFWSLGVYFEPQYSKARIYITKVIALLSIMDDIYDAYGMVEELQAFTEVIQRFEHLLLALDFSFHKKHLEIA, encoded by the exons ATGATTGAAGAACTAAAAGAGGAAGTAATGAACTTGCTTAAAAATGCTAATGATCACTTACAAGAGAtggaattaattgatgcacttcaaCGTCTGGGTGTGGCATATCACTTTGAAAAAGAGATAGATGAGATACTAAGACAAATTTGTAATGCCCAAATGGAGGGCGATGATTTGCATACTGTTGCCCTTCGCTTTCGACTCTTAAGACAACATGGTTACAATATACTTGCAA ATGTTTTTATCAAGTTCAAAGAAGTTGATGGGAGTTTCAAGGCTATCTTAAGAAATGATGTGAAGGGTTTGTTAAGCCTATATGAAGCTACTTATCTTGGAATCCCAGAAGATGATATATTAGATGAAGCACTTAATTTTGCAAAACTACATCTCAAATCCATAGAAAGCCATATGAGAACACCTCTTGCAACACGAGTACTACATGCCCTTGAGTTGCCTCTGCATAGGAGAACGAGGAGGTTAGAGGCAAAGAATTATATGTCCATTTACCAAGAAGATGAGGGACGAATTAATATGGTATTGGAGCTTGCAAAgttggattttcatatgctgcaATCAATTCACAGAGAAGAAGTTAGAAGCATCTCTAT GTGGTGGAAAGCACTTGGCGTTGCAAAAAAGCTAACTTTTTGCAGAGATAGAATAGTCGAGTGTTATTTTTGGAGTCTTGGGGTATATTTTGAGCCTCAGTATTCTAAAGCTCGAATTTATATCACCAAGGTGATTGCTTTACTTTCAATCATGGATGATATTTATGATGCTTATGGCATGGTAGAGGAACTCCAAGCATTTACTGAAGTCATCCAAAGGTTTGAGCATCTCCTATTAGCACTTGATTTTTCTTTTCACAAGAAGCATTTGGAAATTGCATAG